The DNA segment GGCGTCGGAGATCTTCGATCTGCTGGCGAAGTTCGCCGACTACGGCTTCAACAAGAGCCACGCTGCCGCCTATGCGCTGGTCGCCTACCAGACCGCCTATATGAAGGCGAACTACTGCACCGAGTTCCTCGCCGCCTCGATGACGCTCGACATGGGCAACACCGACAAGCTGGCGGAATTCCGCCAGGAGGCGCAAAGGCTGGGCATCGAGGTGCTTCCGCCCTCCGTCAATCATTCCGGCCGCGAATTCGCGGTGAAGGACGGGCGCATTCTTTATGCGCTCGCCGCGATCAAGGGCGTGGGTGGGCACGCGGTCGACGCCATCGTCGAGGCGCGCGGTGACAAGCCCTTCACCAGCCTTTCGGATTTCGCCTCGCGCATCAACGCCAAGGCGTTGAACAAGAGGACCATGGAGAGCCTTGTGAATGCGGGTGCCTTCGACGCGCTGGAGCCGAACCGGGCCCGCGCGGCGGCGGCCGTCGACACCGTGCTGGCACATGCCGCGTCCGTGGGCGCGGAAGCCGCTTCGGGGCAGGTGAACCTGTTCGGCGGTCCGGCGCAGGCGGCCGAGTTGCCGATTCCGGCGGCTGCGCCCTGGCTGCCGGCGGACCGGCTACAGAAGGAATACGACGCCATCGGCTTCTTCCTTACCGGCCATCCGCTCGACGATTACGCCAAGGCGCTCGACAAGCTCCGGGTGCAGCGCTGGACCGATTTCACGCGGTCGGTGCGGGCAGGTTCGATTGCCGGGCGTCTGGCCGCGACGGTGGTGAGCCGGCAGGAACGGCGCACCAAGAGCGGCAGCAAGATGGGCATCATCGGGCTCTCCGATCCGTCCGGCCAGTTCGAGGCAATTCTCTTCTCCGAGGCGCTGGCGCAGTACCGCGAACTGCTGGAACCGGGGAAGGCGCTGCTGCTGCAGGTGTCCGCCGAGCTTCAGGGAGAAGACGTGCGGGCCCGAATCCAGACCGCAGAGCCGCTCGACGCGGCGACGGCCCGCATGCAGAAAGGCATGCGCATATTCCTGCGCTCGTCCGATCCGCTGGACAGTGTTGCCGCACGGCTCGGCTCGCTCGCGGGCGGGCGAGGGGACGGCGAGGTTGCTTTCGTGCTGCTGCTGGGCGAGCGCGGGGCGACGGAGGTCGAGGTGAAGCTGCCGGGCCGTTTCAACCTGTCGCCGCAGATCGCCGGCGCCATCAAGGCGGTGCCGGGCGTCGTCGCGGTCGAGGCGCATTAGGCGGATCCCGGAAGCCTTACACGCGATCCCGTTGTGCCTGCCTTCGTCGGGTATAGGCGCGTCGGCGCCTGAAGCCGCGCCTGTTTCACTCGGCGGCGGTTTGGGACACGGCGAGGGGGTAATCTGGGAGGGGAAACGGGGCGTTGGCGATCGACAGCTTGCGCGCGAGGGCTGGCTCGCGTATATGCCGCGCCATTCCGCACGCGGACTCGCGGCTGAGTACCCTTTGACGTGACTGCACGCATTTGCGTGGCTCGATGAGGGTGCTCTCAGGCCGTTCCGGTGCCGTAAGCCGAAATCCCTCGGCACGGCCATGTCCGCGGAGGCCTAACCGGACGAGTAACGACCATGGCGCTTCCTGATTATTCCATGCGTCAGCTCCTTGAAGCTGGCGTGCACTTTGGGCATCAGTCCCACCGCTGGAACCCGAAGATGGCCCCCTTCATCTTCGGCACCCGCAACAACATCCACATCATCGATCTGGCCCAGACCGTGCCGGCGCTGCATCGCGCCCTGCAGGCGGTGTCGGACACCGTCGCCCGTGGCGGCCGCGTGCTGTTCGTCGGCACCAAGCGTCAGGCCGCGGACGCAGTGGCGGATGCCGCCAAGCGTTCGGCCCAGTATTACGTCAATTCCCGCTGGCTCGGCGGCATGCTGACCAACTGGAAGACCATTTCGCACTCCATCGCGCGCCTGAAGAAGCTCGAGGAACTCCTGAATGCCGGCGAAGGCGTCGGCTACACCAAGAAGGAGCGCCTGACGCTGCAGCGCGAGAAGGAGAAGCTTGATCGCGCTCTCGGCGGCATTCGCGACATGGGCGGCATCCCGGACCTGCTGTTCGTCATCGATACGAACAAGGAAGATCTGGCCGTCGCCGAGGCCCGCCGCCTCGGAATCCCGGTCGCCGCCATCCTCGACACCAACTGCGATCCCGATGGAATTGCTTTCCCGGTGCCGGGCAATGACGACGCCGGCCGCGCCATCAACCTTTATTGCGACCTCATCGCCCGCGCTGCGATCGACGGCATCGGCCGCGCCCAGGGCGATGTCGGCATCGATGTCGGCGCCGCCGAAGTGCCGATGGTCGAGGACCTGCCGGTCGAGACCATCTGGTCGACCTTCGAGCCTCTCTCGGGTCCGCGCGGCATCGCCGACGACCTGAAGAAGCTGACGGGCGTTTCGCCGGAAATCGAGAAGAAGCTCACCGATCTCGGCTTCTTCCACTATTCGCAGATCGCGGGTCTCGACCAGGCGGATGCGCACCGCCTCGGCGAGGAAGTCGGTCTGCCGGGCCGCGTCGACGGCTGGGTTGCTCAGGCGAAGGGCCTCACCGCCGAAGTCGAGTGAGCCTTCGTTTTCGCGACGGCGTCACATAGCGACGCCAAGCATTACATCGCGCGGCCGGCCCGGAACCCTCCGGCCGGCCGTGTCGTCGAATGACACATGAGATTGTGTGAGGAATTGAATATGGCCAACATCACCGCGGGCATGGTGAAGGAACTGCGCGAGAAGACCGGCGCTGGCATGATGGACTGCAAGGCCGCGCTCACCGAAGTCGAGGGCGACATCGAAGCCGCCGTCGACTGGCTGCGCAAGAAGGGCCTCAGCAAGGCTGCCAAGAAGGCTGGCCGCGTCGCCGCCGAAGGACTGATCGGTCTGGCCATCTCGGGCACCGAAGGCGTTGTCGTCGAGGTGAACTCGGAGACCGACTTCGTTGCGCGCAACGAACAGTTCCAGCAGCTGGTCCGCGACATCTCTACCGTTGCGCTCGGCTCGTCCGGCGATGTCGAGGCGATCAAGTCGGCGGCGTATCCCTCGGGCGGTACCGTTGCGGATGCGATCAACACGGCGGTCGCCACCATCGGCGAGCACATGAACCTGCGCCGTGCCGGCAAGCTCTCCGTCACCTCTGGCGTGATCGGCTCCTATGTTCACGGCTCGGTGGGCGAGGGTCTCGGCAAGATCGGCGTGCTGGTCGCGCTGGAATCGACCGGCAAGCAGGATGAGCTCGCGGCCCTTGGTCGCCAGATCGCCATGCATGTCGCTGCGGCGAACCCGCAGGCGCTTGATGCGTCCGCGATCGATTCCGAGATCGTCGCCCGCGAGCGTGGCGTTCTGGCCGAGAAGGCCAAGGCCTCCGGCAAGCCGGACAACGTCGTCGAGAAGATCGTCGAGAGCGGCCTCAAGACCTTCTATAAGGAAGTCACGCTGGTCGAGCAGTCCTTCATCCACGACTCTTCCAAGACCGTCGCCCAGGCGGTGAAGGAGAGCGAGGGCAAGGTCGGCGCGCCGGTGCGCATCGTCGGCTTCATTCGCTTCGCGCTTGGCGAAGGCGTTGAGAAGCAGGAGAGCGATTTCGCCGCCGAGGTCGCCGCCGCTGCCGGCGCGTGATCTCCGACGGTTGATAAGATCACGCCGGGAGCCGACAGGTTGCCCGGCGTGCGTTACTGAGCACGAATAGATTTGTGCCAAGTTTGAGGTGCCCCATGTCGACTCCGTCGGAGCCAAACAGTCCTGCCTATGGGCGAGTGTTGGTGAAGGTTTCCGGGGAGGCGTTGATGGGAAGCGAGGCGTTTGGCCTCCACTGGCCGACCATCGAGCGCATCGCCCGCGATCTGGTCGAGGCGAAGGACTCGGGTGCCGAGATCGCCGTGGTTGTCGGCGGCGGCAATATTCTTCGTGGTGCGAGTGTTGCGGGCGAGGGGCTGGATCGGGCCACTGCCGACCACATGGGCATGCTTGCCACCGTCATGAACGCGCTGGCGCTGGAGAAGGCGGTCGAACACGCCGGAAGCCCGGCACGAACGCTTTCGGCGATTCCCATGCCGACGATCTGCGAACCCTATGCCCGCCAGACCGCGGCGCGCCACCTGTCCCGCGGACGCATCGTTCTTCTCGCCGGCGGCACGGGAAATCCCTATTTCACGACCGATACCGGCGCGGTGCTGCGGGCGGCCGAACTTGAATGCAATGCGGTGATGAAGGCCACCAATGTGGATGGCGTGTACACCGCAGATCCCAAGCTCGATCCATCGGCCACCCGCTATGATCGGCTTAGCCACGACGAGGCTCTGGCCAAGGACCTCAAGGTCATGGATGCTGCGGCATTCGCACTTGCCCGCGAAGCGCGATTGCCGATTGTCGTGTTCTCGATCCGCGAACCGGGCGCCATCGCCGCCGCGGTTCGGGGACAGGGGCGCGCCACGACGGTTGCGCCTTAACCGCTTGCCTCAGGCGGTAAGACATTCGATATAACCGCAACCCGACACGGGCCCGGCCCGAATGACCGACGCGCTTGCCGCGCCGGAAGCATTATGAGACGAGGTTTGCCATGAGCTCTGAGCCGATCGATATCGCTGACATCAAACGCCGCATGCAGGGCGCCATCGGCGTGCTGAAACAGGAGCTTTCGGGCTTGCGCACCGGGCGTGCTTCCGCGAGCCTGCTTGAGCCGATCCAGGTCAACGCTTATGGCAGCCACATGCCGCTGAATCAGGTCGCTTCGGTCAACGTGCCCGAACCTCGCCTGCTTTCGGTGCAGGTGTGGGATCGCGGTATGGTGTCGGCGGTTGAGAAGGCGATCCGTGATTCCAACCTTGGCCTCAATCCGCAGACCGAGGGGCAGGTGCTTCGGGTCCGGATCCCTGAACTCACGCAGGACCGTCGCCAGGAACTGGTGAAGGTCGCCCACAAATATGCCGAGGCTGCGCGTGTTTCGGTTCGCCATGTTCGACGCGACGGGCTGGACACGCTGAAGAAGGCGGAAAAAGACGGCGAGATGAGCTCCGACGACCTCGACCGCATGGCTGATCAGGTCCAGAAAGCGACGGACCAGTCCATTGCTGAGGTCGACCAGGTGCTGGCGGCCAAGGAAAAGGAAATCCTGGCCGTCTAGGTGCTCCAAGCTCCTAGAGGGGGGCCTCTGTGAATATTATGAAGCTAGGGGTGCGAAGGGGCGCCTCGACAGAGTCCGAGACAGTGACGACGGCGGGAAATGCGGGCCCCCGCCATGTCGCCATCATCATGGATGGGAATGGCCGATGGGCCAAAGCCCATGGGCTTCCGCGCGTCGAGGGCCACCGCCGGGGCGTCGAGGCCGTGCGTCGCACGGTTGCGGCGGCGCGAGAGCTCGGAATCGAGGCGGTCACGATCTACAGCTTCTCGAGCGAGAACTGGACCCGGCCTGCCGCCGAGATCAGTGAGCTGATGTCGCTGATGAAGCGCTTCATCCGCTCCGATCTCAAGAAGCTGCACGAGCACAATATACGTGTGCGCGTCATCGGCGAGCGGCATCCCTCGGATGTCGAGATGCAGTCCCTGCTCGAAGAAGCCGAAGGGCTGACCCGGGACAATTCCGGCCTCAAGCTGACGGTGGCGTTCAATTACGGCGCGCGCAACGAAATGCTCCGCGCCACGCGCAAGCTTGCTGCGGAAGTCGCGGCGGGACGGCTGGACGCTGACGCGATTTCCGAAGAGCACGTCGCCGGTGCGCTGGATACGGCAGATCTCCCCCCGCTCGACCTCATGATCCGCACCAGCGGCGAGCAGCGCCTGTCGAATTTCCTGCTGTGGCAGGCCGCCTATGCTGAGCTGGTCTTCCTGCCGGTGCTTTGGCCGGATTTCGATCGCAGCAGCCTGGAACAGGCGCTGAGTGAGTATGCGAGGCGCGACCGCCGTTTTGGTGGCATCTGCCAGACGGAGCTTTGATGTCGGTACGTCTGGGTGCCGATTTTCTGCCGCGTCTAATGTCCGCCCTTGTGCTGGGTCCGGTTGTCATCGTCGCCGCGATACTGGGGGAATGGCCGTTCGAGATCCTGGTCGGCGTCGCGGCGATCCTTGTGCTCTGGGAATGGGTCAGCATGGTCGGCGTGCGTCCGAAGTGGGCGCTGGTCGGAGCTGGCGGGCTGGGGCTGGTCGCCGCGCTGCTGATTCTCCATGTCCGCCCCCCCGCGACAGCTCTGGCGATCGTGATGGTCACCATGATCGCGTGCGCGCTCATGGGGCGGGGCCACCGGCAGCAGCGGCTCTGGTCGCCCTTCGGCGTGCTCTATGCCGCGGCGATGGCGCTTCCCGTGGAAATATTGAGAGACGATGCCACTCTCGGGCTCGCGAGCCTGGTCTGGCTGCTGGCCGTGGTGTGGAGCACCGATATCGCGGCCTATTTCTGCGGCCGGCTTCTCGGCGGCCCGAAGCTCTGGCCGCGGGTCAGCCCCAACAAGACATGGTCCGGGGCGATCGGGGGCACGGCGTTCGGCACCTGTGCGGGAATGCTGGTCGTGTTTCTGTTCGGCATCGACAGCGCTCTCCTCGCCGCGCCCGTCGCGTGCATCGCCAGCATTGCGAGCCAGGGAGGTGATCTGTTCGAATCTTCCATGAAGCGTCGCTTCGGCGTGAAGGATTCTAGCGCGCTCATTCCCGGCCATGGCGGGCTGATGGACCGCCTGGACGGACTTATCGCGGCGGCGGCGCTGGCGCTGCTTATTGGCATGCTGCGCAATCCCGCCGCGCCGGCGCAGGGGCTGCTGCTCTGGTGATGCGGCAATCGGGCCGGCACTCCCGGTCAATTGCTCAGGACTTTTGCCCAAGTTCGCCTTAAACCACCCCTAAGGGTTTAGCGCGGATCATTCGGCGCCGACTTTGGGAACCTCACTATGGAAATTCTCGCCTCGATGGGCGGTACTGCGAGCTGGCTTCTCGGCTACGTCATTCCGTTTCTGTTCGTGCTCACCATCGTGGTGTTTTTCCACGAACTGGGACACTTCTGGGTGGCGCGCCGCGCGGGCGTGAAAGTGGTGGCGTTTTCTCTCGGCTTCGGGCCGGAACTCTTCGGCTTCAATGACAGGCACGGCACGCGCTGGAAGGTCTCCGCGATTCCGCTGGGGGGCTACGTCAAGTTCCTCGGCGACGACAACGCGGCCAGCACCCCGGACCGCGCGAATCTGGAGCAGATGAGCGAGGCGGATCGCCGCGTCAGCTTCTTCCACAAGTCGGTCGGTGCGCGCGCCGCTATCGTCGCGGCCGGGCCGATCGCGAATTTCATTCTCGCCATCGTCATCTTCTCCGTGCTGTTCATGACCGTCGGTCGTCCGGTGATGACCCCGCAGGTCGACACGGTGCAGGAGGGGAGTGCGGCGGAACGGGCCGGCTTCCAGCCGCAGGACATCATCCTGTCGATCGACGGCACGCCGATCGAGACCTTCGGCGACATGCAGCGCATCGTCAGCGCCAGCGCCGAACAGCCCCTGCGAATCGTGGTCGATCGCGGGGGCGAGCATGTGAACCTGACCGCGACGCCGGATCGGCGTGAGATCACCGACAGCTTCGGCAATGTCCACCGTCTGGGCG comes from the Ancylobacter pratisalsi genome and includes:
- a CDS encoding 30S ribosomal protein S2, with the protein product MALPDYSMRQLLEAGVHFGHQSHRWNPKMAPFIFGTRNNIHIIDLAQTVPALHRALQAVSDTVARGGRVLFVGTKRQAADAVADAAKRSAQYYVNSRWLGGMLTNWKTISHSIARLKKLEELLNAGEGVGYTKKERLTLQREKEKLDRALGGIRDMGGIPDLLFVIDTNKEDLAVAEARRLGIPVAAILDTNCDPDGIAFPVPGNDDAGRAINLYCDLIARAAIDGIGRAQGDVGIDVGAAEVPMVEDLPVETIWSTFEPLSGPRGIADDLKKLTGVSPEIEKKLTDLGFFHYSQIAGLDQADAHRLGEEVGLPGRVDGWVAQAKGLTAEVE
- the tsf gene encoding translation elongation factor Ts; translation: MANITAGMVKELREKTGAGMMDCKAALTEVEGDIEAAVDWLRKKGLSKAAKKAGRVAAEGLIGLAISGTEGVVVEVNSETDFVARNEQFQQLVRDISTVALGSSGDVEAIKSAAYPSGGTVADAINTAVATIGEHMNLRRAGKLSVTSGVIGSYVHGSVGEGLGKIGVLVALESTGKQDELAALGRQIAMHVAAANPQALDASAIDSEIVARERGVLAEKAKASGKPDNVVEKIVESGLKTFYKEVTLVEQSFIHDSSKTVAQAVKESEGKVGAPVRIVGFIRFALGEGVEKQESDFAAEVAAAAGA
- the pyrH gene encoding UMP kinase, with the protein product MSTPSEPNSPAYGRVLVKVSGEALMGSEAFGLHWPTIERIARDLVEAKDSGAEIAVVVGGGNILRGASVAGEGLDRATADHMGMLATVMNALALEKAVEHAGSPARTLSAIPMPTICEPYARQTAARHLSRGRIVLLAGGTGNPYFTTDTGAVLRAAELECNAVMKATNVDGVYTADPKLDPSATRYDRLSHDEALAKDLKVMDAAAFALAREARLPIVVFSIREPGAIAAAVRGQGRATTVAP
- the frr gene encoding ribosome recycling factor, whose amino-acid sequence is MSSEPIDIADIKRRMQGAIGVLKQELSGLRTGRASASLLEPIQVNAYGSHMPLNQVASVNVPEPRLLSVQVWDRGMVSAVEKAIRDSNLGLNPQTEGQVLRVRIPELTQDRRQELVKVAHKYAEAARVSVRHVRRDGLDTLKKAEKDGEMSSDDLDRMADQVQKATDQSIAEVDQVLAAKEKEILAV
- a CDS encoding isoprenyl transferase, with the protein product MKLGVRRGASTESETVTTAGNAGPRHVAIIMDGNGRWAKAHGLPRVEGHRRGVEAVRRTVAAARELGIEAVTIYSFSSENWTRPAAEISELMSLMKRFIRSDLKKLHEHNIRVRVIGERHPSDVEMQSLLEEAEGLTRDNSGLKLTVAFNYGARNEMLRATRKLAAEVAAGRLDADAISEEHVAGALDTADLPPLDLMIRTSGEQRLSNFLLWQAAYAELVFLPVLWPDFDRSSLEQALSEYARRDRRFGGICQTEL
- a CDS encoding phosphatidate cytidylyltransferase codes for the protein MSVRLGADFLPRLMSALVLGPVVIVAAILGEWPFEILVGVAAILVLWEWVSMVGVRPKWALVGAGGLGLVAALLILHVRPPATALAIVMVTMIACALMGRGHRQQRLWSPFGVLYAAAMALPVEILRDDATLGLASLVWLLAVVWSTDIAAYFCGRLLGGPKLWPRVSPNKTWSGAIGGTAFGTCAGMLVVFLFGIDSALLAAPVACIASIASQGGDLFESSMKRRFGVKDSSALIPGHGGLMDRLDGLIAAAALALLIGMLRNPAAPAQGLLLW
- the rseP gene encoding RIP metalloprotease RseP; this encodes MEILASMGGTASWLLGYVIPFLFVLTIVVFFHELGHFWVARRAGVKVVAFSLGFGPELFGFNDRHGTRWKVSAIPLGGYVKFLGDDNAASTPDRANLEQMSEADRRVSFFHKSVGARAAIVAAGPIANFILAIVIFSVLFMTVGRPVMTPQVDTVQEGSAAERAGFQPQDIILSIDGTPIETFGDMQRIVSASAEQPLRIVVDRGGEHVNLTATPDRREITDSFGNVHRLGVLGISRATGGAVKTETYGPVKAVSMATHEVWFIVDRTFSYLGGVVTGRESADQLGGPIRIAQVSGQVATFGIAALLQLAAVLSVSIGLLNLFPVPLLDGGHLLFYAIEALRGRPLSDRAQEVGFRIGLALVLMLMLFATWNDILNISKS